One Thermococcus kodakarensis KOD1 genomic window carries:
- a CDS encoding DMT family transporter: MKTETEGTLLAFLVLLALGLEPAVIKANPSNPISFIALSVFFAALILWTVLLTTGRFKEILEKPAELKRTFLTGLFATAIAYSLYSLGTSMSTAVNSAIITRLEVFYSLAIGWLLLRERVSGRALAASLLLFGGVFLVLTQGKGITPRKGDLLLLITPLFWQLGHAVAKFTDYSPLTIATLRNTFGFLLLLPFALMSGIQLTGLAVAEGVIIAATQALWYASISRINLSKATAILTPAPAVTIAVAIAFLGEKVGVYHLLGFLLVTIGTLLIAFEESGTR, encoded by the coding sequence ATGAAAACCGAAACCGAAGGCACTCTCCTCGCTTTCCTCGTCCTCCTGGCTCTGGGCCTTGAGCCGGCCGTCATAAAGGCCAATCCCTCCAATCCAATCAGCTTCATAGCCCTGTCCGTCTTCTTCGCGGCCCTTATCCTGTGGACGGTTCTTTTGACAACTGGCAGGTTCAAGGAAATCCTGGAAAAACCCGCCGAGCTTAAGAGGACGTTCCTGACTGGCCTCTTCGCCACCGCCATAGCTTACTCCCTCTACTCCCTCGGAACCAGCATGAGCACCGCCGTGAACTCCGCCATAATCACACGACTTGAGGTGTTCTATTCCCTCGCGATCGGCTGGCTCCTCCTCAGGGAGAGAGTGAGCGGGAGAGCATTAGCCGCTTCCCTCCTTCTCTTTGGCGGGGTCTTCCTCGTCCTCACGCAGGGAAAGGGGATAACACCGAGGAAAGGTGACCTCCTGCTCCTCATAACGCCGCTCTTCTGGCAGCTGGGGCATGCCGTTGCCAAGTTCACAGACTACTCACCGCTGACAATAGCGACACTCAGGAACACCTTCGGCTTTCTCCTCCTGCTTCCGTTCGCCCTCATGAGCGGAATCCAGCTCACGGGCCTTGCCGTTGCCGAAGGAGTCATAATAGCCGCAACCCAGGCCCTCTGGTACGCTTCAATCTCGAGGATAAACCTCTCGAAGGCTACCGCAATACTCACTCCGGCCCCGGCAGTCACGATAGCCGTGGCCATAGCCTTCCTTGGGGAGAAGGTGGGGGTTTACCATCTGCTCGGCTTCCTTCTTGTGACAATCGGAACGCTCCTGATAGCCTTTGAAGAAAGCGGGACGAGGTAG